TTGAGCCTAGCACAAAACCAGTTGATAGTATAAAAAATGGAAAAGATGTTAAATTTCTAGGTTTTATAAGCTTTCTAGCCAATGACAAAGATCTAAAAATCGCTACAAAAGCTAAAAATTTAAAGCATTTTGCTTATGAGAAAAATAAGATCGTTCTTGACTTTGCAAGGCCGCCAAGAAGCTTTAAAACAAAGAGCTTAAAAATTGAAAATGAATATTTTAAAAATGTAATCATAGGCTGGCACGATAGATATTTCAGAGTGGTTTTAGAGCTTGATAAGATGCATAAATATAAGCTTGAAGCCGCTGAAAATGGATATGTGCTTAAGCTTTTATAGTTGAATTTTAAAAAGAGTAGTTTTTATAAAATTTCAAATATAATACTTTTCAAAATAAAAATTTAAGGTTATTGGTTTGAAATATCCGCTTGATTGTAAAGATAATTTTGAAAACTCATTTATATTTTGGCTCACTCGCTATGTCAAATTTAAACTTAGCTCACTTTCGAATAAAGAGCTTAGGGACCCAAAAGCGCTTGCAAGTGTGAATTACGCTCTAAGCCGTGAGGTAAAGAACATAGACCAGCTTGATGGCCTGGTAAAAAGCGCGAGAAACGCAGGGCTTACTGGCATAAATACCTACTTTAATCCACTTAAAAAAATATATGAAACTATGAAATTTTACGAGCTTAGTAGCCTAAAGCAGATCGATGAAGAGCTGTTAAGTGAAATATTAGCTAGCACAACCGGCGGACTAAGCGATGCTAGTAAGAAAAATTACCGCATCTCAGTGATAAATTTCTTTGCGTTTTTAGACAAACAAAACGAAGAGGACGGCAAAGCCCATGTTTTTGATATAAATTTAAAAAACTGGGGCGGAGTGAGTGGCAACAAAGGGCAAAAGTTACCTGAGTTTATGGGTGAAGATGAGGTCAAAAAATTTCTAGATGCGATCGAGGAGAGTGATTTTAAGCAAAACTCAAATCGCAATAAGCTCATAATAAAAACGATAATTTTTACTGGTATTCGTGTGAGCGAGGCTCTAAATTTAAAGCGAAAGGACATCACTGAAGATGGCGATCTTTTTATCATTAGGATCCGAGGCAAAGGTAACAAATACCGTATCGTTATGATAAAACGTCACCTAATAGAAGCTCATCTAAATGCGATCGCAATAAACTACATAAACAAAGAGGGCTATCTTTTCATCAATAAAAAAGGCACCAGACTGACGCAAGCCTATGTAAGTCGCATAGTGGAGCAGATCCTTTTTAAGGCTGGTATTAGAAAAGAGAAAAATGGTGCTCACATGCTGCGTCATACCTTTGCAACGATGCTTTACAAAAAGCAAAAGGACCTTGTTTTGGTGCAAGAAGCTCTAGGTCATGCAAGCTTAAATACCTCGCGAATTTACACACACTTTGATAGTGACAAGCTAAAACTCGCTGCAAAAGTAGCTGAGGATCTAGCAAACTAGAGCGCTTAAAGCCAAAGCAAACTAGCAATACTAAATTTAACTCATGCAAAATTTAAAATATTATTTAACTATGAAACCCTATAAATATATAAGGAAAATTTAGCTTGCAAGCAGCCTAAAAGCTTGCTCTGTATCTAAATTTACAATCCGCTAGTCAAAAGCTCTTACAAAAAGTGAAATTTGGCAAGCAAATTTTACTCTACTCGCCAAATTTATATCAAACTAGCCGATCTTTCTTATATTTGCAGGAAGTGCTTGTCTAGCGCAAGTACCAACCAACCAGTCATTTAAACTAAATTCGCCATTTCTTTTTGGATCAAGAAGTCCAAGCTTATTATGATTGACCCCTTTTTCTAAATTTGCGATCCCAAAAGCTGGCTTTCCATCGACAGTGTGCGTTCTTATACCAAACTCATCATGGCCAAATCCATGCTCGATACTAATAACTCCGCTAGCAACGCCATCCGTCACAAACGCCTCACCAACTTGCGCACCATAAGGCGTAGTCACCTTCACCTTATCACCTGAGCGTATGCCTTGCTCGCTAGCCACATCTGTC
This portion of the Campylobacter concisus genome encodes:
- a CDS encoding tyrosine-type recombinase/integrase produces the protein MKYPLDCKDNFENSFIFWLTRYVKFKLSSLSNKELRDPKALASVNYALSREVKNIDQLDGLVKSARNAGLTGINTYFNPLKKIYETMKFYELSSLKQIDEELLSEILASTTGGLSDASKKNYRISVINFFAFLDKQNEEDGKAHVFDINLKNWGGVSGNKGQKLPEFMGEDEVKKFLDAIEESDFKQNSNRNKLIIKTIIFTGIRVSEALNLKRKDITEDGDLFIIRIRGKGNKYRIVMIKRHLIEAHLNAIAINYINKEGYLFINKKGTRLTQAYVSRIVEQILFKAGIRKEKNGAHMLRHTFATMLYKKQKDLVLVQEALGHASLNTSRIYTHFDSDKLKLAAKVAEDLAN